In Weissella tructae, the DNA window ACTTACAGATGCCATCATTAGTGTAGTTGCTGAACAAGAACAACCGGTTGTGTTCATTCTGTGGGGTGCCTATGCACAGAAGAAGGCAAAATTAATTACAGGTGATCAAAACCTGATTTTGAAGGCGCCACACCCAAGTCCTTTATCATCATATCGTGGATTTTTTGGTTCAAAGCCATTCAGTCAAACGAATGCGTATTTAGCTGAACATGGGCAAGAGATGATTGATTGGGTGTAAGGCTAGCTTAAAACTTAAAATCATGTGATAATAAACACATAGTCTAAAACGATGTGTACATTTTGGGAGGAATACCATGGATTTATTTGCACAATTATCAAACGAAGTTAAAGGACAAGGTGTACGCCTTGTCTTCCCTGAAGGGGATGATGCACGTATTCAAGAAGCTGCGGTACGTTTAGCAGAAGAAGCGTTGGTTGAACCTGTTTTGTTGGGAAATCCTGCGGTTATCAAAGAAACAGCCGAACAAACAGGTCGTGATTTACAACTCGTTACAATTATTGATCCAGCGAATTATGATCCAGCGTTGAGCCAAGAAATGGTTGCGGCTTTAGTTGAACGACGTAAGGGAAAAGTTGATGAAGCGCAAGCGACACAACTTTTGTTGGATGTGAACTACTTTGGAACAATGTTGGTTTACATGGGACACGTTGATGGTATGGTCTCAGGGGCCGCTCATTCAACTGGAGAAACTGTTCGCCCAGCTTTGCAAATCATTAAGACAGCGCCTGGTTCAAGCCGTATTTCAGGTGCTTTCGTGATGCAAAAGGGTGACGAACGTTATGTATTCGCTGACTGTGCGATTAACATCGATCCAGATGCGCAAACATTGTCAGAAATTGCGCTACAATCAGCGCAAACGGCGCAAATCTTTGGTATTGATCCTAAGGTTGCGATGTTGAGCTATTCAACAAAGGGATCTGCTGCAGGAGAAGGTGCTAACAAGGTGATTGAAGCAACAAAGTTGGCACAAGAAGCAGCACCTGCTGGTGTGGAAATTGACGGAGAACTACAATTTGATGCAGCCTTTGTACCAGAAGTTGCAGCATCAAAGGCGCCAGAATCAGCAGTTGCTGGTCAAGCCAAGGTCTTTGTCTTCCCAAGTTTGGAAGCTGGAAACATTTCATACAAGACGGTTCAACGTCTTGGTGGATTC includes these proteins:
- the pta gene encoding phosphate acetyltransferase, encoding MDLFAQLSNEVKGQGVRLVFPEGDDARIQEAAVRLAEEALVEPVLLGNPAVIKETAEQTGRDLQLVTIIDPANYDPALSQEMVAALVERRKGKVDEAQATQLLLDVNYFGTMLVYMGHVDGMVSGAAHSTGETVRPALQIIKTAPGSSRISGAFVMQKGDERYVFADCAINIDPDAQTLSEIALQSAQTAQIFGIDPKVAMLSYSTKGSAAGEGANKVIEATKLAQEAAPAGVEIDGELQFDAAFVPEVAASKAPESAVAGQAKVFVFPSLEAGNISYKTVQRLGGFEAVGPILQGLAKPVSDLSRGANVEDVYKVSIITAAQVLQANK